The Macaca thibetana thibetana isolate TM-01 chromosome 19, ASM2454274v1, whole genome shotgun sequence genome has a segment encoding these proteins:
- the LMTK3 gene encoding serine/threonine-protein kinase LMTK3 has product MERSAPRVGVRASGRHHLHLPAILDKMPAPGALILLAAVSASGCLASPAHPDGFALGRAPLAPPYAVVLISCSGLLAFIFLLLTCLCCKRGDVGFKEFENPEGEDCSGEYTPPAEETSSSQSLPDVYILPLAEVSLPMPAPQPSHSDMTTPLGLSRQHLSYLQEIGSGWFGKVILGEIFSDYTPAQVVVKELRASAGPLEQRKFISEAQPYRSLQHPNVLQCLGLCVETLPFLLIMEFCQLGDLKRYLRAQRPPEGLSPELPPRDLRTLQRMGLEIARGLAHLHSHNYVHSDLALRNCLLTSDLTVRIGDYGLAHSNYKEDYYLTPERLWIPLRWAAPELLGELHGTFMVVDQSRESNIWSLGVTLWELFEFGAQPYRHLSDEEVLAFVVRQQHVKLARPRLKLPYADYWYDILQSCWRPPAQRPSASDLQLQLTYLLSERPPRPPPPPPPPRDGPFPWPWPPAHSAPRPGTLSSPFPLLDGFPGADPDDVLTVTESSRGLNLECLWEKARRGAGRGGGAPAWQPASAPPAPHANPSNPFYEALSTPSVLPVISARSPSVSSEYYIRLEEHGSPPEPLFPNDWDPLDPGVPAPQAPQAPSEVPQLVSETWASPLFPAPRPFPAQSSASGSFLLSGWDPEGRGAGETLAGDPAEVLGERGTAPWVEEEEEEEEGSSPGEDSSSLGGGPSRRGPLPCPLCSREGACSCLPLERGDAVAGWGGHPALGCPHPPEDDSSLRAERGSLADLPMAPPASAPPEFLDPLMGAAAPQYPGRGPPPAPPPPPPPPRAPADPAASPDPPSAVASPGSGLSSPGPKPGDSGYETETPFSPEGAFPGGGAAEEEGVPRPRAPPEPPDPGAPRPPPDPGPLPLTGPREKPTFVVQVSTEQLLMSLREDVTRNLLGEKGATARETGPRKAGRGPGNREKVPGLNRDPTALGNGKQAPSPSLPVNGVTVLENGDQRAPGIEEKAGIEQKAAENGALGSPEREEKVLENGELTPPRREEKALENGELRSPEAGEKVLVNGGLTPPKSEDKVSENGGLRFPRNTERPPETGPWRAPGPWEKTPESWGPAPTIGEPAPETSLERAPAPSAVASSRNGGETAPGPLGPAPKNGTLEPGTERKAPETGGAPRAPGAGRLDLGSGGRAPVGTGTAPGGGPGSGVDAKAGWVDYTRPQPPPPPLPPPPEAQPRRLEPAPPRARPEVAPEGEPGAPDSRAGGDTAPSGDGDPPKPERKGPEMPRLFLDLGPPQGNSEQIKARLSRLSLALPPLTLTPFPGPGPRRPPWEGADAGAAGGEAGGAGAPGPAEEDGEDEDEDEEEDEEAAASGAAAGPRGPGRARAAPVPVVVSSADADAARPLRGLLKSPRGADEPEDSELERKRKMVSFHGDVTVYLFDQETPTNELSVQGPPEGDTDPSTPPAPPTPPHPATPGDGFPSNDSGFGGSFEWAEDFPLLPPPGPPLCFSRFSVSPALETPGPPARAPDARPAGPVEN; this is encoded by the exons ATGGAGAGGTCCGCGCCCAGGGTGGGAGTCCGCGCTTCCGG ccgccaccacctccacctccctgccaTCCTCGACAAGATGCCTGCCCCCGGCGCCCTCATCCTCCTTGCGGCCGTCTCCGCCTCCGGCTGCCTGGCGTCCCCGGCCCACCCCG ATGGATTCGCCCTGGGCCGGGCTCCTCTGGCTCCTCCCTACGCTGTGGTCCTCATTTCCTGCTCCGGCCTGCTGgccttcatcttcctcctcctcacctgtCTGTGCTGCAAACGGGGCGATGTCGGCTTCAAG gagtttgagaacccTGAAGGGGAGGACTGCTCCGGGGAGTACACTCCCCCTGCGGAGGAGACCTCCTCCTCACAGTCGCTGCCTGATGTCTACATTCTCCCACTGGCTGAGGTCTCCTTACCAATGCCTGCCCCGCAGCCTTCACACTCAG ACATGACCACCCCCCTGGGCCTTAGCCGCCAGCACCTCAGCTACCTGCAGGAGATTGGGAGTGGCTGGTTTGGGAAG GTGATCCTGGGAGAGATTTTCTCCGACTACACCCCTGCCCAGGTGGTGGTGAAGGAGCTCCGAGCCAGCGCAGGGCCCCTGGAGCAACGCAAGTTCATCTCGGAAGCCCAGCCCTACAG GAGCCTGCAGCACCCCAATGTCCTCCAGTGCCTGGGTCTGTGTGTGGAGACACTGCCGTTTCTGCTGATTATGGAGTTCTGTCAACTG GGGGACCTGAAGCGTTACCTCCGAGCCCAGCGGCCCCCCGAGGGCCTGTCTCCTGAGCTACCCCCTCGAGACCTGCGGACGCTGCAGAGGATGGGCCTGGAGATCGCCCGCGGGCTGGCGCACCTGCATTCCCACAACTACGTGCACAG CGACCTGGCCCTGCGCAACTGCCTGCTGACCTCTGACCTGACCGTGCGCATCGGAGACTACGGGCTGGCCCACAGCAACTACAAG GAGGATTACTACCTGACCCCAGAGCGCCTGTGGATCCCGCTGCGCTGGGCGGCGCCTGAGCTCCTCGGGGAGCTCCACGGGACCTTCATGGTGGTGGACCAGAGCCGCGAGAGCAACATCTG gTCCCTGGGGGTGACCCTGTGGGAGCTGTTTGAGTTTGGGGCCCAACCCTACCGCCACCTGTCAGACGAGGAGGTCCTCGCCTTCGTGGTCCGCCAGCAGCACGTGAAGCTGGCCCGGCCGAGGCTCAAGCTGCCCTATGCGGACTACTG GTATGACATCCTTCAGTCCTGCTGGCGGCCACCTGCCCAGCGCCCTTCAGCCTCTGATCTCCAATTGCAGCTCACCTACTTGCTCTCCGAGCGGCCCCCCCGGCCCCCAccgcctccacctccaccccGAGATGGTCCTTTCCCCTGGCCCTGGCCCCCTGCACACAGTGCACCTCGCCCGGGGACCCTCTCCTCGCCATTCCCCCTACTGGATGGCTTCCCTGGAGCCGACCCTGACGATGTGCTCACGGTCACCGAGAGCAGCCGCGGCCTCAACCTCGAGTGCCTGTGGGAGAAGGCCCGGCGTGGGGccgggcggggtgggggggcgcCTGCCTGGCAGCCGGCGTCGGCCCCCCCGGCCCCCCACGCCAACCCCTCCAACCCGTTCTATGAGGCGCTGTCCACGCCCAGCGTGCTGCCTGTCATCAGTGCCCGCAGCCCCTCTGTGAGCAGCGAGTACTACATCCGCCTGGAGGAGCACGGCTCCCCTCCTGAGCCCCTCTTCCCCAACGACTGGGACCCCCTGGACCCAGGAGTGCCTGCCCCTCAGGCCCCCCAGGCCCCCTCCGAGGTCCCCCAGCTGGTGTCCGAGACCTGGGCCTCCCCCCTCTTCCCTGCACCCCGGCCCTTCCCAGCCCAGTCCTCAGCGTCAGGCAGCTTCCTGCTGAGCGGCTGGGACCCCGAGGGCCGGGGCGCCGGGGAGACCCTGGCGGGAGACCCTGCCGAGGTCCTGGGGGAGCGGGGGACCGCCCCGTGGgtagaagaagaagaggaggaggaggagggcagctCCCCAGGGGAAGACAGCAGCAGCCTTGGAGGTGGCCCAAGCCGCAGGGGTCCCCTACCCTGTCCTCTGTGCAGCCGCGAGGGGGCCTGCTCCTGCCTGCCACTGGAGCGGGGGGACGCCGTAGCAGGCTGGGGGGGCCACCCTGCTCttggctgcccccacccccccgAGGACGACTCCTCGCTGCGGGCAGAGCGGGGTTCCCTGGCCGACTTGCCCATGGCCccccccgcctcggccccccCCGAGTTTCTGGACCCCCTCATGGGGGCGGCGGCGCCCCAGTACCCCGGGCGGGGGCCACCTCCCGCTCCCCCCCCCCCGCCGCCACCTCCTCGGGCCCCCGCGGACCCGGCCGCGTCCCCCGACCCCCCTTCGGCCGTGGCCAGTCCCGGTTCAGGCCTCTCGTCGCCGGGCCCCAAGCCGGGGGACAGCGGCTACGAGACCGAGACCCCTTTTTCCCCCGAGGGAGCCTTCCCAGGTGGGGGGGCGGCCGAGGAGGAAGGGGTCCCTCGGCCGCGGGCTCCCCCCGAGCCACCCGACCCAGGAGCGCCCCGGCCACCTCCAGATCCGGGTCCGCTCCCGCTCACGGGGCCCCGGGAGAAGCCGACCTTCGTGGTTCAAGTGAGCACCGAGCAGCTGCTGATGTCCCTGCGGGAGGATGTGACAAGGAACCTCCTGGGGGAGAAGGGGGCGACAGCCCGGGAGACAGGACCCAGGAAGGCGGGGAGAGGCCCCGGGAACAGAGAGAAAGTCCCGGGCCTGAACAGGGACCCGACAGCCCTGGGCAACGGGAAACAAGCCCCAAGCCCGAGCCTCCCAGTGAACGGGGTGACAGTGCTGGAGAACGGGGACCAGAGAGCCCCGGGCATCGAGGAGAAGGCAGGCATCGAGCAGAAGGCGGCGGAGAATGGGGCCCTGGGGTCCCccgagagagaagagaaagtgcTGGAGAATGGGGAGCTGACACCCccaaggagggaggagaaagcgCTGGAGAATGGGGAGCTGAGGTCCCCAGAGGCCGGGGAGAAGGTGCTGGTGAATGGGGGCCTGACACCCCCAAAGAGCGAGGACAAGGTGTCAGAGAATGGGGGCCTGAGATTCCCCAGGAACACGGAGAGGCCACCAGAGACTGGGCCTTGGAGAGCCCCAGGGCCCTGGGAGAAGACGCCCGAGAGTTGGGGTCCAGCCCCCACGATCGGGGAGCCAGCCCCAGAGACCTCTCTGGAgagagcccctgcacccagcgcAGTGGCCTCCTCCCGGAACGGCGGGGAGACAGCCCCTGGCCCCCTTGGCCCAGCCCCCAAGAACGGGACGCTGGAACCCGGGACCGAGAGGAAAGCCCCCGAGACTGGGGGGGCGCCGAGAGCCCCAGGGGCTGGGAGGCTGGACCTCGGGAGTGGGGGCCGAGCCCCAGTGGGCACGGGGACGGCCCCCGGCGGCGGCCCCGGAAGCGGCGTGGACGCAAAGGCCGGATGGGTAGACTACACGAGGCCGCAGCCACCACCGCCACCGCTGCCACCGCCACCGGAGGCACAGCCGAGGAGGCTGGAGCCAGCGCCCCCGAGAGCCAGGCCGGAGGTGGCCCCCGAGGGAGAGCCCGGGGCCCCAGACAGCAGGGCCGGCGGAGACACGGCACCCAGCGGAGACGGGGACCCCCCCAAGCCCGAGAGGAAGGGCCCCGAGATGCCACGACTATTCTTGGACTTGGGACCCCCTCAGGGGAACAGCGAGCAGATCAAAG CCAGGCTCTCCCGGCTCTCGCTGGCGCTGCCGCCGCTCACGCTCACGCCGTTCCCGGGGCCGGGCCCGCGGCGGCCCCCGTGGGAGGGCGCGGACGCCGGGGCGGCTGGCGGGGAGGCCGGCGGGGCGGGGGCGCCGGGGCCGGCGGAGGAGGACGGGGAGGACGAGGacgaggacgaggaggaggacgaggaggcgGCGGCGTCGGGCGCGGCGGCGGGGCCGCGGGGCCCCGGGAGGGCGCGAGCAGCCCCGGTGCCCGTCGTGGTGAGCAGCGCCGACGCGGACGCGGCCCGCCCGCTGCGGGGGCTGCTCAAGTCTCCGCGCGGGGCCGACGAGCCAGAGGACAGCGAGCTGGAGAGGAAGCGCAAGATGGTCTCCTTCCACGGGGACGTGACCGTCTACCTCTTCGACCAG